The following nucleotide sequence is from Cicer arietinum cultivar CDC Frontier isolate Library 1 chromosome 2, Cicar.CDCFrontier_v2.0, whole genome shotgun sequence.
AGAGACATCTCCACTCGTCAAAAGTTTTGAATCATCCTCCAATTTTGAAACTCTAACATGCAATCCTCTAAACTTGGTGTTCAAAGACTCAAGTAATGTCTCAACCTTCCGCTTCTCATCTGCCAATTTGCTGTTTTCATCCCTCAACTTGCCTATAGTTGTCAAATTCTTGTTCACTTTTTCCTCCAATTCACCATTTTTAATCCCAAGACCAGCCAAAACAATTTTATCACTCTCCAAAACATGAATCTTGCTTCTAAGTTCAACAAGAGCATTACTATCATCTACCCATTTTTCCTTTAACGTCCTCAACTCCAAAATTTCATACTCTAATTCACCATTCTTTTTTCTTATGACATCAAGTGCATCGGTTTCACCAACCAATTTCTCCTTCAATTTCTGAACTTCACATTCCAATTCAGTATTCTTCTTTCTCAATTCTCCAATAGTTTCTCTATCAACTAACCCAGTTACCTTAACTTCCTTCAACAAAGCTTCATAACTTTCTTGAGCTCTTTTCCCTTTTTCACAAAGTTCGTCTCTTTTTCTCAACTCTTCTTCACATTGTAACCTAGTTAGTCTCTCCATTTCAACTTTCTCTAGAAGCTGAAGAATCTCAGTTCGGAGTTTGTTATCCCTACTCACCAAAGCAGCTTCAACTGTGTCATAAACTTCCATTTTAAACGCAGCACGAAGTACATTAACGAGTTCTGGAATCGTTTTTTCTTCGAAGTTAGTGTTATTGTTGGTTAAATGGAAACCCGGTGGTGAACCGGGTTCGGGTTTGGGTTGGAGGGTCATGGTAAGGTGGGAAAGATGAAAACTTTGGAAGAAATAGGTTTAGTGAAAGTTAGTGGGTTTTTGTAAAGATAGAAATGTTGGGAATGTGATGAAATGAGAGTGAGACAAGGAAGATCAAAATGGCGCCCAGAAGAAAGGAAGGGTATCTCAACGACGTCGTATTTCAAACCAGTGGGGACAAAAAGAGAGCATTTAGATGAGTTTGAGTTACTTTTTTAAGATTCAACCGGTTCAACTCGGTTTGCATGAACAAATCAAACCCAACCCAAGGCGATGCATCAAATAATACGAGTTTatcacatttaatttaaattatcacACAAAGACgtcaaaaaaattagtttattatatgattttctattttaatctttttggtcaaatgatttttttgttttaattttatttttcataacttCATCAATTGGTGCGATTCATTCATATGTTTTTCCAATATacgaaaaacaaaagaaaaaataaataaaatattaccgTGTCTGCGTTTTAAACCCATACGATAATCGCTCCTCTCTTTCAGCGCCTCTCGCCGCTGCATCGTCGTTAGCCCGTCCGTCGCAGTCTCACCGCGTCTGCACGTCCATCGCTGCCGTGTCCAAACCGCGGGTATGTCGCTTCATTCTTTGAGTCTGCCACTTCAATCTGTATCATCCTTTTCCGTTTTGTGTGGTTTCTAGGATTTTAGGCTGTTAGGTTTGGTTTATTTCAATTTTCCTTGAATTAGGGTTTCTTAGTATATCTCGATTTCTAAGTGTATGTGTATCTACGAATGTTTAATTTCTAAGCTAGGTTTATGCATTTGTGTTTATTGAACTTGCTTGAATTCCCTGAGGTTTCAAAGCCTTGCTGCCTATACTATCAACTTTATGCAATTTACGTGTTCACCATTACACACTGAtggaatatttttaattgttgtgTTCCTTTGACATTTTACTCTAAATAGATTTTTCCATTGGTTAATCCTAGCTACTTTCATACAAATTGGAACGATACAAGCAATTAACGTTTCACTTTGTGTTCAAAATGCAGTGAAGAAGAAGCCGATTCAAATGAGCAAGTATGGCTTGAACCTTAGGCCTGCAAAGCCGAAGAAGCAGCCACCAAGGCCTTCCATTGCCCTTCCATTTGGctttgatgaagatgatgataataatgTCGAGAGAGAAATTGCGATCCAGGCTAGCAAGAGTAAGAGTCTCAAAGACGTAAGTTGACGTTATTCTCCTTGTTTGGTGGTCGTTACTTGTTATTAAGAATGTTGAATTTGTTTGTTCAGGTTATGATATAGCGTTCTGTTtggttttttttcctttttaaggTTGAGGAGCAGCAAAAGAAAGCATTGGAAGAAGATCCAACCATATTTGACTATGATGGAGTCTATGACAAAATGAAAGAGAAAATTACTCGTCCATTGATACAAGATCGTGAAGAGAGAAAGGTACGGTTGCAGTTCCTAGcattcttttaaaatttcaatcaaccattttattatgtttattgCTCAGTAGAGACACATAAAGGAGACTCTATGTCAagttttcatcataattatgACTCATGTGATTAGTGATGTGAAGGTTCACATTCAAATACTTACATGAATGATCCcagtaaaattaattacatctttctttttgttttgtcttgttctcttttttgataaaaattgttttcatttatttaaatttcttaaaaaactGCATCATTGTTCTCAAAATCTGTTCTATacattttgatttaaaattatatttcgtTAAACTGTCCTCAAAATTTCATAGGTAATCTATGTTCTATACAACAAAAAGCACTTGTGTATATACAAAATGCAACTGACACTGGTATGAGATTGGTATCCATGTGATAACTCAATCAGTAAAGCTAAGAGCTAGATGCTAAATCATTTCAGAGATTGACAAGGGAGAGAAACAAAAAAGAGACAGAAAAAACACATTCCTGCAAGCTGGGTTGGTACATTAATTGAACCTTTTTGGGTTTCAAATAACATACTAGAAAATACCTTGTGTGGCAATGGCCACAAATAGTGCTAATAAGGAAGGGTACCTAATGGCTAATACTCCTTGGACAATACAAGGTGAACAATGACTCAAACTACCAAAAGTGAAACCAATGCTAATGCAAAGAGCAAACCGGAGATATCTTAGCAGTAGCAAAgaccaaaagaaaataaatagtcaatttttattgtttttttgggTAGGGTTTTGTCATAAAAATATGCTAAATAATTAGGTTAGAGCTGGCACAAAGCCCCCTCCATCaatgtttcatattttaaattgtgaAATATTAAGATTTATATTTTCACCCCTTCAAGAGTATATATTTTGACATTTTGTAGACTGTTGTTAGTGTTAATCCAGGTCTTGGTGTTTGACGTGGATGAACTTTGTCTCTTAAAGCCTAGGAAGATTTAATAGTCAACACATTGTTAAACTGGTGAAAACAGTCAAGTGTCTATTCCTTTCCAATGGTTTGGtttaacttatttttgttttacttacTTTCTTGAGGGCTAATGCtgaaattcattcattttgGGTTATTTGCGAAATGACATTGTTACTCatcaacttttaattttttatgcaGCCAAAATATATCCAAAACCTGATTAAGAAAGCAAAAGAGCGAGAACAGTATCGTGAGATTGTATATGAGAAAAAGATTGCCAAAGAGAGAAGCCAAGACGACCATCTCTATGCTGACAAAGACAAATATATCACTGAAGCATATAGAAGAAAGCTTGCCGAACGAGAGAAACAGATGGAACTTGAACGTCTCCGGGAACTTCAAGAGGAAAGAGAGGATGTATGTTCCTGCTTTTTTAATCCATAAACTTTACATTGTTCTCATATCTCTTCTGGTTGTCTACCTGACCAatgatgtattttaaaatagtctaCAGTTTTCCTTTCTCCTCCCtcttttttttgaattaatttggtgtgcttgtttatgttttatttcctaaacctcttttttaaaattactgacatattcgtttttaattatttgcacaGGTTACAAAGAAGAAGGACtttttggttgatttttatACAAACCTTGATAAAAATATTGCTTATGGTGCAAAAGATGCGCAAGCGAGAAAACGTGACCGTCAAGCTGAGAATAGAGTTCCAGAGACACCTGAGGAAACGTGTTCTGATGCATCAAATCAGCACCAGCGTGCTAATACATCAGATGAAGAGCAACGTTCATTGGCTCACGCAAGTTCGTCAGTAGAGCCTTCAGGGAAAAAGATTGGCGACCAGGGTGAAACTTCCGATCTGTCTAACAGAATTGCCAGTCCCTTGGATATGAAGCCAAACCTTGCAATTTCTTCTGATGAAAAGAATTCAGTTGAGCAGCCATCAGCTTCTCAACCGAATCCGGAACATCACAAAAGAAGTCAAGATACCGTGGCTGCAGCCAAAGAACGTTTTCTGGCACGTAAGCGAGCAAAGGAACAGTGAACATTTTCCTGTCTGTGCTCAGAGATGTCTAGTGACACATTGGTCTGTTTAGTCGTTAATACTCATAATGTTATGTCACATTAAATGCTATAGAACTTGTGACTCACATATTGAACTGGTTGAGATTCTCCCTTTGAGCTCTTTACGTTTAGGGATTTTGTATCTATCTTTCTTTTAATCATCATTTTCTctcttctaaataatttttattaattaattttaattattaattttactctaAAATACACTAAAGTCACTAAAATATCCATCGATAAAGATAGGGAATCCATTTTTCGTTTCTATGGTGGTATATTTTGCCAATTTTATTATGGTATCTAGAAGGGTGCTTTATACACCATTTTTGTATTGATTGGCGATTTCAATCTCGGCCCAGAGAGGAGGGGGAATGAGTGCAAAAAAACATTTTGAACGCAACCTCTTGTCTATTTAAATAAAGAGATTAATGGATATTGATAAGTACACAAATGTAAAACCTTTTCATCATTATGCCGATTTCTATACTTTCAGAGCCGCTGTTCTTATAATGCTTATATAGAAAGGCACGTGCCAAATAAAAATATCCTTAAATTGTGTATTATACAGATAGATATAAATGAATATaaatatagaatataaatatggatatgtagaaaagaaagaatatgaagataattttttaaagcaCCTTCACAAATAAATGTCACtagaaaaatattcataattatgTGATGAAATTAAATGTTGACCTTCATATGAAAAAGTATaacacatttttataaaaagtctAGCTTGtttttttcactaaaaaaagTCTAGCTGTAGTGTGAAACTTTGCATAATTACACattttaaactatattttttttactttattcttCTATACAACTAGCAATAAATCCCTCTTGTGGCGGCGTAAGATTGATACTCTTCttcaatttattaataataaatatttattttaataacaaatatttatcttttaatttttatatttatttctttaaaacataattttttttcttgttttttatacaatagttataaatatatatctcgtatgttttttacaattatgtcatttacattttttttaaaaataattgtttttcaatTCTTAACTTCTacgaattattttattttttcaattttaaatttctaaaatcCACCTCtttcttcttaaaaaaaataatcgtgtttaatgaataaaattttcatttttatccttCATATTAATGCAATGGTTAAATAGAagaataatattgatttttttggatatatatatatatatataaagtaaaggTAATTTTGCGCGCGCGTTTGCATGATCCTTTGAATTGAATCAAAATTGGAAGAAGCGGAAGAGAGGCGAAAATGGAGGGAAATGGTTGAGATTCTCCCTTTGAGCTCTTTACGTTTAGGGATTTTGTATCTATCTTTCTTTTAATCATCATTTTCTctcttctaaataatttttattaattaattttaattattaattttactctaAAATACACTAAAGTCACTAAAATATCCATCGATAAAGATAGGGAATCCATTTTTCGTTTCTATGGTGGTATATTTTGCCAATTTTATTATGGTATCTAGAAGGGTGCTTTATACACCATTTTTGTATTGATTGGCGATTTCAATCTCGGCCCAGAGAGGAGGGGGAATGAGTGCAAAAAAACATTTTGAACGCAACCTCTTGTCTATTTAAATAAAGAGATTAATGGATATTGATAAGTACACAAATGTAAAACCTTTTCATCATTATGCCGATTTCTATACTTTCAGAGCCGCTGTTCTTATAATGCTTATATAGAAAGGCACGTGCCAAATAAAAATATCCTTAAATTGTGTATTATACAGATAGATATAAATGAATATaaatatagaatataaatatggatatgtagaaaagaaagaatatgaagataattttttaaagcaCCTTCACAAATAAATGTCACtagaaaaatattcataattatgTGATGAAATTAAATGTTGACCTTCATATGAAAAAGTATaacacatttttataaaaagtctAGCTTGtttttttcactaaaaaaagTCTAGCTGTAGTGTGAAACTTTGCATAATTACACattttaaactatattttttttactttattcttCTATACAACTAGCAATAAATCCCTCTTGTGGCGGCGTAAGATTGATACTCTTctacaaattaataataataaatatttattttaataacaaatatttatcttttaatttttatatttatttctttaaaacataattttttttcttgttttttatacaatagttataaatatatatctcgtatgttttttacaattatgtcatttacattttttttaaaaataattgtttttcaatTCTTAACTTCTacgaattattttattttttcaattttaaatttctaaaatcCACCTCtttcttcttaaaaaaaataatcgtgtttaatgaataaaattttcatttttatccttCATATTAATGCAATGGTTAAATAGAagaataatattgatttttttggatatatatatatatatataaagtaaaggTAATTTTGCGCGCGCGTTTGCATGATCCTTTGAATTGAATCAAAATTGGAAGAAGCGGAAGAGAGGCGAAAATGGAGNNNNNNNNNNCAGATAGCACGATTCTACTCACCAAAATCAAaggttcttcttcttcttcttcttcttcttcttcttcagaaaAATCAAATACGTAATTAATTTCCCTAAACCttacaattcaaattttcaattcaGAATTCACTCGAACTTTGCTCCTTAAACTCACTAACGGAAGCTCGCCGCTCATTCTCATCGATCGATTTAGAAATCACTGTACCCTTCCACACTCCAACTGGTTCGTTCCCTTCAAATCTCAAACCTCACAATCCTATAATAGTATTATTCTATATTCGTCCTTTTTGTTTAACTTTTTTGTTCTTCAATGCAGCTTCTGCGGCTCCGATTTGCCGTGCGGAAAGGAAGTTCTCACACTTCGCAGGGAAACACACGTGCACAGAATAGGTCACtcactttatctttttttttttggtttgttCTTCAATTATGTTACTGTTCTCTAGGttttgagtttttgttttttgcttTGCTTTTAGATGTCATGTTGAAAGTGATGCTGATTGTTCAGAAGCTTTTGCAAGAAAACAAACACAGTTCCAAGAGAGACATTTATTACATGCATCCATCTGTGTTTTTGGGTGAGTTTTCAGAAATTTGCAACATGGTAAATATTCTTCCGGAGTAGTTTATGTAATACTAACACCTCTAATCGAAGGCGTGTCCTATTGTCCTACACCAACACAATATTGACACCTTAATTACGTccaattaattgattttttcaaattattatcggTATCGACATATCAGGGTCAATATTGTGTCCGGTGTCTGTGTGAGTATTCATGCTTTATAGGGTGTAGTCAAATTGAATTCTCATATAAACCGCCATAGCCGCCATCACGTGTAAAATGGCCATGTCAGATTGTTGAAATCTCACCACCACTGCCATGGCCGCCATTTGATAACACTGCTTCATGTATTGAAAGCTCATATGTCTTGTTATGGAAAAACTTAGCAGAGATCTACTATGGTTCTTCATTGTACTAAGGCTTTGCTTGTCACAATTTTAtgcataagattgtttaaaattaaatgcaTTGACTGCTATATTGTTAATTCTTGAAAAATTTCTTGTAGGGTAAAGGTTTATCTTACCGACTTGATTTTCATGTATTCTATTTATTTCGCATTGCAGACCAATCAGTTGTGGACCGTGCTATTAATGATTTATGTGTGCTTATGCAGTGCAGTCGCCATAACCTCAATGTGGTATATTTTTTGCACTTTATCGTTTTATTTCTGTTTTACTTTCGGTTTGGCTCTCTTAATTTGGTGGATTTTGGTGAACAAAACCTTCATCTGATTTTTTTAGTATGCTTCTCTTGTTGTGTATTCATTTGAAATAGGAAGTaaaccatatttcatttttctttttgtaggTTTCTGCCGGGAATGGGTACAAGATGAGATcatttaatcttaaaaaatgCACTTTGCTGTCAGAATTCTTTTTATATGAACAatgatgataattttattatacatGTAGTGCTATTTTATGAATGCATGTACTTTTTGTAGAAAGCAAATTCTTGCCGCTGATGCTGTTGTGTATCTAAAAGTTATGGCACTGGCTTTTGAACAATGTCATGTATAAAATTGTTACaaactaagattgagttcatattaaaattacattttgtttttggaattgtgagattttctGTTGCTTTCATATATTTCACTACTATCATAATTATGTAAGTGATAAGTTATGATTCCATTAGGATTCTTCCTAGTTTATACTAGTACTTGGTACATTAATAAAGCTGCCGTTTGTGGTATTCAGTCATCTAAAGTCTAAATTCTTATCTCCTGCTGCATTAGCAATTATTGATCATTTTTTTCAAGGCTGATATTGTTTGCCTTCTATTCAGTTCTCACACTCCAATCCATGCTCAAATGTGTTCAACTGATTAGAATTATGGATcaaatttgttttttcaatAGGTTGGTTATGGGCTGGATTAGATTCGTTGAAGGTAAAAGGATATTTGATTGCATCGGCTCCCCCAACACCGTATGAACTAAGAACTAACCTTAATGTAGTTATTAATTTTTACCATTTAAATCACATGCCAACCCTTTGCTTTTCTGCAGGCCCACCCTATTCCTGTTTATGTTGAAGAAGTTAAAGGTATCCTATTTTTTGGGTGAATAAACAGTAGCTATTTAGTTTCCTTCTTCTAATTAAATTTTCTGCTTCATATTAActtcaaaaaaaacaaaaagtgatCAGAGATGAAGGCAGACATTGCTTCATATTAACTCTTGACTATAGATATCGTAAGTGGTGCTCATTACATATTAGTCGTCGAGAAAGAATCAGGTAAGCaaatgccttttttttttaagggaTTAAACAAGgagaaaaataaagtattttccTAACACTTTCTATTGAGAAGATAGTCATTGTTGAACATGCAGTTTTCCAGAGATTAGCAAATGACCAATTCTGCAATTCAAATCATTGCATTGTCATCTCTGTAAGCTATTTTCTATAGGCCTCAGCTCTTTTACAACAAcatttctttttgtattaattttatctttgtaCAGGGAAGAGGCTACCCAGATATTCCTACAAGAAGGTGTGAAGCAATATGCCAGCTTGAACAATATGAATGTGTCTAGTTGTATGCATTGTAGCATCTCATTTCACATTATGAATGTGTCTTGTTGTATGCACTGTTGAAAATGTGCATGCTTGGTATTCTTTTGATTTTATCCAGATATTGTATCCTAACAGATTTTTGCGGCTNNNNNNNNNNATTCCTGCTTATTGCTTGGTAGACTGTGATCCCTATGGCTTTGATATCTTAACCACTTATAGATTTGGTTCAATGGTTAGTATTTGCAAGTTTATCAGTTCAGAAGTGCTTCAACCTGCATAGCATTATTACAGGGTTATTGAGTGGATTGAATCTCCTTCCAATGACTGAGTTTCATTTTCGTAGCCTGTTTGACTAATCCATAACTTTTCTTTTAGCAAATGGCCTATGACACGAAGCATCTTCGTGTCCCAGAGATACACTGGCTTGGAGCTTTTCCTTCAGATTCTGAGAGATATTTTGTTCCAAAGCAGTGCCTCCTTCCTCTGACTACTGAAGGTAACTACTGATACGTGGTGCTTCAGATTTGCATAGTTGCATATTTGATCTAATCAATATGGTGACTTCAATATTCTTATTAgacaagaaaaaaattgaagccATGTTACCTAGGTGCTACCTGCAAAGGGAAGTCCCACAATGGAGgtaatatttatatacatttcATCATATCTGTCCTTTTTTCAACTGGTTTGAGATTTTATAGTGTGTCTTATCTGAATGGTTGTCATGAAGGTTTGAGCTCCAAATGATGCTGCAGAAAGGAGTGAAGTTTGAGATTGAAGCGTTATCTGTGCAAACATTTTCATTCCTGACAGAGTCTTATATACCATCCAAAATTCATGGTAAAGTTAAAATCTAGCTTGTTGGACATTTGTGTCTTAAGCCCTATACAAGCAATTGGGATTGCACGCATTTCATAATGAACCATTTATTATGCTATTGCATATTCATACACATATACCTCAGATGTGTGAGGTTAATGTCCTTTTGCATTGCAAGTTACTTGTAGGTTGCAGAATGGTCTCATTGGTATTTTAGAGTAGCAGGGTGTCACTCTAGGATAGATCAATTTTTGTCTACCAATTAAAGATttgacttaaatataatttaggtaatttatcttttacttaatattcgttttggtcatttatttaatattcgtttggtcatttattttttataattgatatattttagttattgatataatcacaacaaaaattataacaatattCCGTCACTGAAATCTCTTATAACAATTGTCAATATgtatcaaatataataatattctttcaaaaaagacttaattgcagttttgattcttttattttagctgaatcacgaaaatagtccattcattttatttatccccagttttggtcctcaaacagaattttgatcgACAACTtgatgaagtgtcatttttttgcGCTTATTTAAGTCAAATCACGCCTCAAGATCTAGTGGTGCAATAATTGTACTTGATAACTATaatcataaatggtgtggtgtTACTTAAAATTTGACACTTCATCTAATTTTagatcaaaattctgtttgggaccaaaactgaaaagaaataaaatagagggactattttggtgattcagctaaaataaggaaACTAAAACTGCAGTTAAGCCTTTGAAAAAACATCCATTTAACTAAATAAGAGACtaacacttaaaaaaattactccTTTCAATGTTTTGAAACATATGTAAACTCTTTAAAATGagagatatttatcaaaatttattgtattttcacCACTTCATCTTTATTAAGATTGCAcacttaactttataatttatataagatttgattttaataatttatgacaATAATTATATAGTTATGGTGAAAAAGACTAAAATACAccatttataaaagataaataaataaaaaagataaaggatgaATATTAAGAGATAATCGACCAACATTATATTTAagtctaaatattttaaaaaatgttatttgaatACAAATACTTGACATAAtactaaacttttttttttttgaaatttttatttattattaaaacatttttttgtaatatatagattttagggtgtggacaatatttaaaataaaaaaaaatcctttttttaaatttttatttattattaaaacattttttttaacatatatacaAGATTATACTATTAACcgctttaaatattttattaacggTAAAATTTAGTGTTAGTGGTTAAAGAAATACTCTAATTGgttaatgtcatatattttagtggttaatgtgatatatatttaaaaagtggTTAATTATATATCTGTTAATGAAgtatttaaaatagttaatatcatgtattttagtgttgatgtgatatatatttaaaaatggtTAATTATATATCTTTTAGTGTTAACGAATTATTCAAAATGGTTAATGGTgcacatttttatatttagcaTTAGTGGTTAAATAAGtagtttaaaatgattaatgtaTTGTAAATGGTTAATGaactatatatttaaaaagtgattaattatatttttaatggtcaataaaatatttaatatttaaggtGGTTAATGACACAAATCTATATACTgtgttacaaaaatatttttaatttttttttcaaaataattatttaaaaaaaatacattttttttaatgaacaCTTTTATGTTACAGCTGAAAGATTTTTTACGCCATTTCACCATTTTACCAAGGATGTAGTGGGAGAACCCGGTAAGAGGGATTGTCTTAATCCACCACCATTCTTTCAACTCgataaactcttttttttttttttttgtacaaggctcaataatatcattttagtCGCTACTTAATTTTCTAATATACACTTAAGTAactaaattctattttttttttaaaaagaaactaAACTCTAAAGTTACAGAATCTGTCTCATATATGTATGTGAGtcaaaataaaatctcaaaaatATCACTTagtttttttccttctaaaatCTAAAATGGTTGAGATTGcatactaaaaattaaatttaacacatttaaattaaaatattattttcagaatattaaattaattactctatcaactttttttaatacaaataaaataaaatacgtaCTTGTAATAAAGCGCGGAAGTAGTATTTGATAGTAGTACtatttagatatatttaatCGTACTATCTATAATTTACAAGAAATAGTGTTGtaagaataattttttgaacTATACTATGTTtctaatctataaaaaaaaacgtGTCTTTTAAGAAAAAGATTAACTCACAACAAATAAGAAATAAGAACAACTGTAACATAAACAAATTTGGGTATTTTTGAAATGCATTGCCAAAGGCGTGGTCTCTGTCTCTGTCTCTGTCTCTGCATTATAAGGGTGGACCATCACTATCACTTCAAATGGCAAATAACAGGCTACACAGAGTactgaaaaaagaaaaagcaacCGTCTCTATGAAAAAGGAAAGAATGACAGCGAAACACTGATCCAACAAAGATAAACAAGAGCATTGAAAAACTCACAAGTGATGGAGTTTCTAACTGTGGCCACTTCATCTATATCTTCGTGGTAAGTTTCTCTTCTCTTCCATCCACCgagtgttaatttttttttccaatgatATAAtgcaagaaaaaaaacatagaacAACATATTATTTATACATAAACAACCTatcatttctataaaaaaaataaacaaatacacttatatatccaatataattAGATATCAATAGCTAAACTTACAAtcttaaa
It contains:
- the LOC101507781 gene encoding uncharacterized protein isoform X2; the protein is MTLQPKPEPGSPPGFHLTNNNTNFEEKTIPELVNVLRAAFKMEVYDTVEAALVSRDNKLRTEILQLLEKVEMERLTRLQCEEELRKRDELCEKGKRAQESYEALLKEVKVTGLVDRETIGELRKKNTELECEVQKLKEKLVGETDALDVIRKKNGELEYEILELRTLKEKWVDDSNALVELRSKIHVLESDKIVLAGLGIKNGELEEKVNKNLTTIGKLRDENSKLADEKRKVETLLESLNTKFRGLHVRVSKLEDDSKLLTSGDVSVGVNNEGEPSADRVVRRNEDSHHSLGVIACTQLHSKGSKDAQGALSASGKSKLEKDIEIINLDDDDDDDRCISQGMNGKKSVSGISVKTEYLTPSSSTAFQPKDRLANVVDMVKRRFRFIVSESSSSTSISSDDSSYLENLTLRSTGSRAKKKKT
- the LOC101507781 gene encoding uncharacterized protein isoform X3, which produces MTLQPKPEPGSPPGFHLTNNNTNFEEKTIPELVNVLRAAFKMEVYDTVEAALVSRDNKLRTEILQLLEKVEMERLTRLQCEEELRKRDELCEKGKRAQESYEALLKEVKVTGLVDRETIGELRKKNTELECEVQKLKEKLVGETDALDVIRKKNGELEYEILELRTLKEKWVDDSNALVELRSKIHVLESDKIVLAGLGIKNGELEEKVNKNLTTIGKLRDENSKLADEKRKVETLLESLNTKFRGLHVRVSKLEDDSKLLTSGDVSVGVNNEGEPSADRVVRRNEDSHHSLGVIACTQLHSKGSKDAQGALSGEKCWKVYTRRPKKAVKMAGSSASWLFNSIQKA
- the LOC101507781 gene encoding uncharacterized protein isoform X1, which codes for MTLQPKPEPGSPPGFHLTNNNTNFEEKTIPELVNVLRAAFKMEVYDTVEAALVSRDNKLRTEILQLLEKVEMERLTRLQCEEELRKRDELCEKGKRAQESYEALLKEVKVTGLVDRETIGELRKKNTELECEVQKLKEKLVGETDALDVIRKKNGELEYEILELRTLKEKWVDDSNALVELRSKIHVLESDKIVLAGLGIKNGELEEKVNKNLTTIGKLRDENSKLADEKRKVETLLESLNTKFRGLHVRVSKLEDDSKLLTSGDVSVGVNNEGEPSADRVVRRNEDSHHSLGVIACTQLHSKGSKDAQGALSVPASGKSKLEKDIEIINLDDDDDDDRCISQGMNGKKSVSGISVKTEYLTPSSSTAFQPKDRLANVVDMVKRRFRFIVSESSSSTSISSDDSSYLENLTLRSTGSRAKKKKT
- the LOC101507249 gene encoding uncharacterized protein — translated: MSKYGLNLRPAKPKKQPPRPSIALPFGFDEDDDNNVEREIAIQASKSKSLKDVEEQQKKALEEDPTIFDYDGVYDKMKEKITRPLIQDREERKPKYIQNLIKKAKEREQYREIVYEKKIAKERSQDDHLYADKDKYITEAYRRKLAEREKQMELERLRELQEEREDVTKKKDFLVDFYTNLDKNIAYGAKDAQARKRDRQAENRVPETPEETCSDASNQHQRANTSDEEQRSLAHASSSVEPSGKKIGDQGETSDLSNRIASPLDMKPNLAISSDEKNSVEQPSASQPNPEHHKRSQDTVAAAKERFLARKRAKEQ
- the LOC101504128 gene encoding meiotic recombination protein SPO11-1, translating into MEGNDSTILLTKIKEFTRTLLLKLTNGSSPLILIDRFRNHCTLPHSNCFCGSDLPCGKEVLTLRRETHVHRIDVMLKVMLIVQKLLQENKHSSKRDIYYMHPSVFLDQSVVDRAINDLCVLMQCSRHNLNVVSAGNGLVMGWIRFVEGKRIFDCIGSPNTAHPIPVYVEEVKDIVSGAHYILVVEKESVFQRLANDQFCNSNHCIVISGRGYPDIPTRRFLRLXXXIPAYCLVDCDPYGFDILTTYRFGSMQMAYDTKHLRVPEIHWLGAFPSDSERYFVPKQCLLPLTTEDKKKIEAMLPRCYLQREVPQWRFELQMMLQKGVKFEIEALSVQTFSFLTESYIPSKIHGKVKI